One genomic region from Aminivibrio sp. encodes:
- a CDS encoding tripartite tricarboxylate transporter substrate binding protein encodes MRKLSIALLTVCVLAGAAFGAYPEKNIQGYIMWGAGGALDNVSRAIVPIVQEHLGKTIILQNRTGATGAIATTFVANQPADGYSILFGAENPNLYKVTGLSQIDYDQFEPVFLMMANVGVVIVSKDSPYTSYKELIEAAASGKTITMGSTGPGGLPYVATTMIEKIHGVKFNKMQFDGEGPCITALMGGHIDAVAVGLLAAANFIHSGNVRGLAMISSERIESVASVPAVTEVYEEYRPYLPWGAFFGAFVRKGTPAEALDVLRSAFTKAFQDPRFDEFAKTMGGVKLGISGDEAKKYIKQNQSVAAWLLYDAGGAKFSPEEFGIERPQGK; translated from the coding sequence ATGAGAAAACTCAGTATTGCGCTGCTGACGGTATGTGTGTTGGCGGGGGCCGCTTTCGGGGCCTACCCGGAAAAGAACATCCAGGGGTACATCATGTGGGGCGCCGGAGGCGCTCTGGATAACGTGTCCCGGGCCATCGTCCCCATCGTCCAGGAGCATCTCGGAAAGACCATCATACTGCAGAACCGCACAGGCGCCACGGGAGCCATCGCCACCACCTTTGTGGCCAACCAGCCCGCCGACGGTTACAGCATTCTCTTCGGCGCCGAGAACCCGAACCTCTACAAGGTCACCGGCCTTTCCCAGATCGACTATGACCAGTTCGAGCCCGTCTTCCTCATGATGGCCAACGTGGGCGTAGTCATTGTCTCCAAGGATTCCCCCTACACCTCGTACAAAGAGCTCATCGAGGCCGCCGCATCCGGCAAGACCATCACCATGGGCTCCACCGGCCCCGGAGGGTTGCCCTACGTGGCCACCACCATGATCGAGAAGATCCACGGCGTGAAGTTCAACAAGATGCAGTTTGACGGCGAAGGCCCCTGCATCACCGCCCTCATGGGCGGCCATATTGATGCGGTGGCCGTCGGCCTTCTCGCCGCCGCCAATTTCATCCACTCGGGGAATGTCAGGGGACTCGCCATGATCTCCTCGGAGAGGATCGAGAGCGTCGCTTCCGTGCCGGCGGTGACGGAAGTCTACGAAGAGTACAGGCCCTACCTTCCCTGGGGTGCCTTCTTCGGCGCCTTCGTGAGGAAGGGAACCCCCGCCGAGGCTCTTGACGTTCTCCGGTCCGCCTTTACCAAGGCGTTCCAGGACCCTAGGTTCGACGAGTTCGCGAAGACCATGGGCGGCGTGAAGCTCGGCATCTCAGGCGACGAGGCGAAGAAATACATAAAGCAGAACCAGTCCGTCGCCGCATGGCTCCTCTACGACGCCGGCGGGGCGAAATTCTCCCCCGAGGAGTTCGGCATCGAAAGACCCCAAGGCAAGTAA
- a CDS encoding tripartite tricarboxylate transporter permease has protein sequence MEQNLQYFLIPFLNWEMMMLIWVGVFAGIWVGAIPGLSVTMAASLLISFTFSWDMNSALALICGVFVGGVYGGSITAILLNIPGAPAAIATGIEGYPLAQRGEAGKAIGLCTTVSVFASFVGIIVLSVAAPVVANFSLKFSPRDFFLLAVMGILLIGSIGGGDPIKGITAGALGVLLSMVGMDPSTGELRYTFGNIYLMAGISFVTAMIGLFGVSEALTQFRNAGKKSPKQNLDRVIPDWGTFLKYLPLSIRSSLLGVFIGALPGTGGDVAALLAYDQAKRTVKHPSRPFGTGAYEGIVAPETANKGAIGGAFIPMLTLGIPGDAVTAIIIGALYIHGLKPGPMLMIETPHLFWMIVSCLSIASVALMVLGLVSIKPFARIIEIPKEIIMPVVIILSVIGTYAIQNSVVDIFYMIGFGIIGYFMRLYGYATGPMVLGLILGPMLDANYRRAMQGAENQLLPFLEGFVTNPISLFLTLAIVFLILSQTSFYRKWRGLK, from the coding sequence ATGGAACAAAACCTTCAGTATTTTCTCATTCCTTTCCTGAACTGGGAGATGATGATGCTCATCTGGGTGGGCGTGTTTGCCGGAATCTGGGTCGGCGCCATTCCGGGACTTTCCGTGACCATGGCCGCGTCCCTGCTGATCTCCTTCACTTTTTCGTGGGACATGAACAGTGCCCTCGCCCTGATTTGCGGCGTGTTCGTCGGCGGCGTCTACGGCGGCTCCATCACCGCCATCCTGCTCAACATCCCGGGGGCGCCTGCGGCGATAGCCACGGGTATCGAGGGGTATCCTCTCGCACAGAGGGGTGAGGCCGGCAAAGCCATAGGGCTCTGCACCACCGTTTCCGTGTTCGCCAGCTTCGTCGGTATTATTGTCCTCTCCGTGGCGGCGCCGGTGGTCGCCAATTTCTCCCTCAAGTTCTCACCCAGAGACTTTTTCCTGCTGGCGGTGATGGGCATACTGCTCATCGGCAGCATCGGCGGGGGAGACCCCATCAAGGGAATTACCGCCGGAGCGCTGGGCGTGCTCCTGAGCATGGTCGGCATGGATCCTTCCACGGGGGAGTTGCGGTATACCTTCGGCAATATCTACCTCATGGCGGGAATCAGCTTTGTTACGGCCATGATCGGACTTTTCGGCGTCTCCGAGGCCCTGACCCAGTTCAGGAATGCGGGGAAGAAGTCGCCGAAGCAGAACCTTGACAGGGTCATCCCGGACTGGGGCACATTCCTGAAGTATCTGCCCCTGTCCATCCGGTCGTCCCTTCTCGGCGTGTTCATCGGTGCTCTTCCCGGAACCGGCGGAGACGTTGCCGCCCTGCTGGCCTACGACCAGGCCAAGCGGACCGTCAAGCATCCCTCCCGTCCCTTCGGCACAGGGGCCTACGAGGGCATCGTGGCCCCCGAGACGGCCAACAAGGGAGCCATCGGCGGCGCCTTCATCCCCATGCTGACCCTGGGAATCCCCGGCGACGCCGTTACGGCAATCATCATAGGCGCCCTCTATATCCACGGTCTCAAGCCGGGCCCCATGCTCATGATAGAGACCCCCCACCTCTTCTGGATGATCGTGAGTTGCCTGTCCATCGCAAGCGTGGCCCTTATGGTCCTGGGCCTCGTGAGCATCAAGCCCTTCGCCAGGATCATCGAAATTCCCAAGGAGATCATCATGCCGGTGGTGATCATCCTCTCGGTCATCGGAACCTATGCCATCCAGAACAGCGTGGTGGATATCTTCTACATGATCGGCTTCGGCATCATCGGCTATTTCATGAGGCTCTACGGATATGCCACCGGCCCCATGGTCCTCGGGCTGATCCTGGGGCCCATGCTTGACGCCAACTACAGAAGGGCCATGCAGGGAGCGGAGAACCAGCTTCTGCCCTTCCTCGAGGGCTTCGTCACCAATCCCATCAGCCTCTTCCTGACTCTGGCCATAGTTTTTCTGATCCTGTCCCAGACGTCCTTCTACAGGAAATGGAGAGGTTTGAAATAG